The genomic interval CCACAGCGCCGTACGAGGACCGCACCCCGCCCCGGGGTGCGGTCCTCACCGCTTTCCCCCGCCAGTACGCTGACGCCCATGAGCGATCTCGGGGCGGGTTTCGGCTACTTGATGAAGGGGCAACGCTGGGTTGCCCAACACGGACGATGGTTCGGATTCGGGCTGCTGCCCGGACTCGTCACCCTCGTCATCTATGCCGGGGCCCTGATCGGACTCGGCTACGGAGCCGACGACCTCGTCGGCTGGGCGACCCCGTTCGCCGACGACTGGTCCTCGCCCTGGCAGGGACTCCTGCGCACCGGGCTGACCGCTTTTGTCTTCGTCTTCGGCCTGTTCCTCGCGGTCATCACCTTCACCGCCGTCACCCTCCTGGTCGGCCAGCCCTTCTACGAGTCGCTCTCCGAGGAGGTCGACCGCAGCGAGGGCGGTGACGTCCCCGAGTCCGGACTGCCGCTCTGGCGGGAACTGTGGATCTCCGCCCGCGACTCCGTGCGCGTCCTGCTGCGCGTCGCCCTGTACGGGATCGCCCTCTTCGCCTGCGGTTTCATCCCCGTCATCGGGCAGACCGTGGTCCCCGCGATCGGGTTCTGCGTCTCCGGCTACTTCCTGGCCGAGGAGCTGACCGCCGTCGCCCTCCAGCGCCGGGGCATGGTCCTCAAGGACCGCCTCGTCCTGCTGCGCGGCCGCCGGATGCTGGTGCTCGGCTTCGGCGTCCCGCTGACCCTGGCCTTCCTCGTCCCGGTCGTCGCGGTGTTCCTGATGCCGGGAGCCGTCGCCGGGGCCACCCTCCTCGCCCGCGACCTGGTGGACCCGGAGGCGGCGTCGGACCCGGGCCCCGGGCCCGGCACCGCCGGCAGCGGTGACGCACCGGCCCCCCGGGCGTGGTCCGCGTGACCGAACTGCTGGCGGTCGCCGCCATCACCGTCCTCGCGGTCATCTCGCCGGGGGCCGACTTCGCCATGGTCGTGCGCAACAGCTATCTGTACGGGCGTACCACCGGCGTCCTCGCGGCCACCGGCGTCGCGGCGGGCGTCCTGGTCCACGTCACGTACACGATGCTCGGGGTCGGGCTGCTCATCGCCTCCTCGACCGTCCTGTTCACGGCGGTCAAGCTGGCGGGCGCCGCCTATCTGATCTACATCGGGGTGCGCACCTTCCTGGCCCGCGCCGACCTCGACGTCGACCTGACGGACCGGCCGGGGCTCTCCCCGTTCGGGGCGCTGCGCAGCGGCTTCCTGACCAACGCCCTCAACCCGAAGACGACCCTGTTCGTCGTCGCGACCTTCACCCAGGTCGTCGGGCCCGACACCGCCCTGTGGCAGCAGGCGGGTTACGGCCTGTTCATGTCGGCCGCCCACCTCGGCTGGTTCGCCCTCGTCGCGCTCTTCTTCTCGCACTCCCGGCTGCGCGGTGCGATGCTGCGCCGCCAGAAGGCCCTCAACCGCTCGATCGGCTCGGTCCTGGTCGGCCTCGGCGTCACCCTGGGCCTGGCCCGCTGAGCGAGCGCAGGAGAAGGCTGGGCGGAGCGCCGAAGAAGGAGGGGACGAGGCCTCAGCGCACCGAGAACGCGTACTCGGTGCGCGAGACGAACTCCTCGCCCGGCCGGAGCACCGTGGAAGGGAACTCCGGCCGGTTCGGCGAGTCCGGGAAATGCTGGGTCTCCAGCGCGATCCCGGCACACGGCCCGAACGGCCGCCCGTCGAAGTGGTCGGCCGTGTACAGCTGGAGCCCCGGCTCGGTCGTCCGCACCGTCAACACCCGCCCGGACACCGCGTCGTACAGCTCGGCGGCGACCCTGTCCTCCGCCTCGGCCTCCTCCTTCAGCTCTTCCAGCACGAAGTTCTGGTCGTAGCCCGCGCCCACCGCCCGCATCCCCCGGAAGTCGAACCGGGTCCCGGCCACCGGCAGCAGCTCACCCGTCGGCACCGACGCCGCGTCCACCCGGGTCACGTGTTCCGCCGCGATCCGCAGCTGCTGCCCGAGCGCGCTCCCGCTGCCGGCGCCCGCCAGGTTCCAGTACAGATGGCTGGTCGGGTTCAGCACGGTCGGCGCATCGGTCACCGCCCGGTAGGCGAGCCGCAGCGCCCCGCCCGGCCCCAGGGTGTACGTCACCGAGAAGTCGAGCCGCCCCGGATACCCCTCGTCGCCGTCCGCCGAGACCAGGGACAGCCGCACCCCGTCCGGGACCGCCACCGCGTCCCACACCCGCTTGTCGAAGCCCCTGGCCCCGCCGTGCAGATGGGTCCCGCCCTCGTTGGGTGTCAGGCGGTGCGTGCGCCCGTCCAGGACGAACGAAGCGCCCCCGATCCGGTTCGCGTACCGCCCGACCACCGCGCCGAAGTAGGGGGCCGGGAACTCCTCGTAGCCCGCGACGTCCGGCAGCCCGAGCGCCACCGGGGCCCGCGAGCCGTCCCGGCCCGGCGCCCGGACCGACTGCACGATCGCGCCGTAGGTCAGGACCCGCACCCGGACCCCGTCCCGCTCCAGCGTCCACCGGCGGACCGGCGACCCGTCCGCGAGAGCGCCGAAGTCTTCCGTGTACGTCTCCGTGCCCGTGCTGGTGGTCATGGTCACCGACCCTACGCGGGCGGCTCCGGGGCGGTGATGTTGCGGTAGGCGATCTCCGCCAGCCGGGCCTGGCCGTCGCGGCTCGGGTGGAACCAGTCCCACTTGCTCAGCTGCGTCCCGGTGAAGCGGAAGTCGAACACCGCCCCGCCGTCGTACCGGCAGTACCGGTCCTTCGCGCACACGTCCCGCAGCACCCCGTTGTACGCGACCACCCGCTCCCGCACCGCGTCCCGCCGGGCCACGGCCGCCGGGCCCAGATCGTCCGCGTCGGCCAGCATCGACTGACAGATCCCGAGCTGCCAGATCTTCTTGCCCAGCTCGTTCACCCGCCCCGTCGACCAGAGCCGCTTCAGGTCCGGCACGCTGGAGACGTACACCTGCGCCTTCGGGGCCCCGGCCCGCAACTGGCGCATCGACGCCTCGAACGACGCCCGGAAGTCCGCGACCGGCGTCATCAGCCGCACCGAGTCCCGGCACGCGTCGTTCGCGCCCGTCATCACCGTCACCAGCTCCGGCCGCTCCTTCGCCGCCAGCGCCATCTGCTCGGGCAGCTGCACCATCCGGGACCCCGACACCGCGTGGTTCCAGCTGCGGTCCGCCGCCCCGGACGGGCCGAGCAGCCGGACCGCGAGACTGCGCACCGCGTCGTCCGACCCGGTCGCCCACGACACCTCGGGACAGTCGGCCAGCACCGAGCACGCGTCGAAGCCCCGGGTGATCGAGTCCCCGACCGCCGCGACCGACCCGGGACGAGGGTTCCAGTCAGGGGTGGGGGAGGGGGACGGCGAGGCGCCGCGCGTGGCCGCCGGCGCGTTCCGCGACACGCCGCCCCCCGCTCCGTCGGAGCTGCACCCGGCCAACGCGGCGACGCCGACGCACGAGAGCGCCGTCAGCGCGGCGGCAGTGGTACGCATTCGTGGGCGTGTCGCACGCTCCGGCATCACTCGGATCCCCTCCGGTCAAGCAGTGGCCTATGCCTCTGGAAATACCCCCCGGCAAGCACGGGATCCCCAGGTCGGGGCTCTGCGCGCCCTGCTGGGTGAAAGCCGGCGAATCAGGGCCCGAGACCGACGGTACGTCACACGGACGGCCCCGGCGCACGGTAGCTTTTCCCCGTCGAACCAGTGGCGTCCCGCCCGCCCGCGCACACACGGGCGGCTCCGGTACATTGCGTCACGTCACATACTGTCCCTTTTCAGGAGATTAACTCCCGATGCTGTTTACTGATGACAACCTCGGGAACCGGCCGGAAAGAGGCGGTATGGGCGCGAGGCCGCTGGGGAAGGCGTACCTCGTCCCACACGGGAGGTTCCGGTGACGACACGTGGAGTCCTGTACGTTCACTCCGCACCGCGCGCGCTCTGCCCACATGTCGAGTGGGCAGTGGCGGGCGTCCTCGGTGTGCGGGTCCAGCTGGACTGGATCAGACAGCCGGCCTCGCCCGGCACCTGGCGGTCCGAATTTTCCTGGAAGGGCCGCGCCGGCACCGCCTCGCAGCTCGCCTCCGCCCTGCGCGGCTGGGACCTGCTGCGCTTCGAGGTGACCGCCGAGCCGTGCCCCACCGCCGAGGGCGAGCGCTACAGCTCCACCCCCGGCCTGGGCATCTTCCACGCCGTCACCGGCATGCACGGCGACATCCTGATCCCCGAGGACCGGCTGCGGGCCGCGCTGGCCCGATCGGTGCGGGGCGAGAGTGACCTGGAGACCGAGATCGCCGCCCTGCTCGGCAAGCCGTGGGACGACGAGCTGGAGTCCTTCCGGCACGCGGGCGAGGGAGCCCCGGTCCGCTGGCTCCACCAGGTCGTCTAGCCGCCGGGGCGCGAAATCAAGCCCCTCCGGTGCTCCTGACCTTGCGGTGACCGGCGCGAAATCCCCTCCGGCGATTGAGGAGCGGGGTCCGGGGCGGAGCCCCGAAAGAACGACGAAGCCCGCCTCCCGGACGAACGGGAAGCGGGCTTCAGCCGTAAAGGCAGGCTCAGACGGACCGGAACGCCAGCACCACGTTGTGCCCACCGAATCCGAACGAGTTGTTGATCGCCGCGATCGGCCCCTCGGGCAGCACTCGCGGCTCACCGCGCACGATGTCCGCGTCGATCGCCTCGTCGAGCTCGTCGATGTTGATGGTCGGCGGAGCGATGCGGTGGTGCAGCGCCAGAACCGTCGCCACCGTCTCGATGCCGCCCGCACCACCCAGCAGGTGACCCGTCATCGACTTCGTCGCGGAGATCGCGACATGGTCGAGGTCGTCGCCCAGCACCTTGCGCAGCGCCTTGATCTCGGCGAGGTCGCCCTGCGGCGTCGACGTGGCGTGCGCGTTGAGGTGGACCACCTCGGACGGCTTGAGGTCGCTGGAGTCCAGCAGGTTCTGCATCGCGGCGGCGATGCCCCGCCCGGTGGGCTCGGGCTGCGCGATGTGGTGGGCGTCGGCCGACAGACCCTGGCCCAGCACCTCGCAGTAGACCCGCGCGCCCCGCTCGGCGGCGTGCTCGGCGGACTCCAGGACGACGACGCCCGCACCCTCGCCGAGGACGAAGCCGTCCCGGCCGGTGTCGTACGGGCGCGAGGCCGTCTCGGGCTCGTCGTTGTTCTTGGACATCGCCATCATGTTGGCGAACGCGGCGATCGGCAGCGGGTGGATCGCCGCCTCGGTGCCACCGGCGACGACCACGTCGGCACGGCCCGTACGGATCATCTCGACGGCGTACCCGATCGCCTCCGCGCCCGAGGCGCAGGCGGAGACGGGCGTGTGTACACCGGCCTGGGCGTTGACCTCCAGGCCGACGTTGGCCGCGGGGCCGTTGGGCATGAGCATGGGAACGGTGTGCGGGGAGACACGGCGTACGCCCTTCTCCTTCAGCACGTCGTACTGGTCGAGCAGGGTGGTCACGCCGCCGATGCCGGAGGCGATGACCGAGCCCAGGCGCTCGGGGGCGATGCTCTCGTCCTCGCCCGCCTTGGCGGTGAAGCCCGCGTCCGCCCAGGCCTCGCGGGCCGCGATCAGCGCGAACTGCGCCGAGCGGTCCAGCTTGCGGGCCAGCGGGCGGGGGAGTACGTCGGCCGGGTCGACGGCCGCGAGGGCGGCGATCCGGACGGGCAGTTCGGCGAAGCGCTCGCCTTCGAGAGGCTTGACGCCGGACCGGCCGGCCATCAGACCTTCCCAGGTCGATGCGGAGTCGCCACCCAGCGGAGTGGTTGCGCCGATACCGGTGACGACCACGGTGCGATTGGTCGAGTTCACTGGAAAATCTTCTCCACGTGTAGAGGGTCGTGAATCAGCGGCGCCACCGCCGGGTGGCGACACAGCCGGGCTGGGATCAGCCCTGGTGCTTCAGGATGTAGCCGGCGGCGTCGCCGACCGTCTTGAGGTCCTTGACGTCCTCGTCGGGGATCTTGACGTCGAAGCGCTCCTCGGCGGCGACGACGACCTCGACCATGGACAGCGAGTCGACGTCCAGGTCGTCGGTGAAGGACTTGTCCAGCTGGACGTCCTCGACCGGGATACCGGCGATCTCGTTGACGATCTCGGCGAGACCCTTGACGATCTCTTCCTGCGTGGCGGCCATCTTGGCGCTCCTTCGGTGGGTTTCTTCGGGGTTCGTGCATACGGACCAGAAGGTCCGGTGTGCCTAGGGGAGGGTAACGACCGTCGCGGCGTAGACGAGACCCGCCCCGAAGCCGATGACGAGCGCGGTGTCGCCGCTCTTCGCCTGACCGGTCGCCAGGAGCCGCTCCATCGCGAGCGGAATCGAGGCGGCGGACGTGTTGCCGGTGGACTCGATGTCACGGGCGACCGTGACGTGCTCCGGCAGCTTCAGGGTCTTCACCATCGAGTCGATGATCCGCATGTTGGCCTGGTGCGGAATGAAGACGTCCAGGTCCTCCGGGGCGATGCCGGCCGCGTCCAGGGCCTGCTGGGCGACCTTCGCCATCTCGAAGACGGCCCAGCGGAAGACCGCCTGGCCCTCCTGTGTGATGGCCGGGAACTTGATCTCGCCCTTCGAGTCGAGCGGCAGCTTGGAGACGTCACCGATGTGCAGGTCGTTCCAGGCCACGGTCTGCTTGATGGTCTCGGACTTGTCGCCCTCGGAGCCCCACACGGTCGGGCCGATGGCCGGTTCCTGGGAGGGGCCGACGACGACCGCGCCCGCGCCGTCACCGAACAGGAAGGCCGTCGCGCGGTCCTCCAGGTCGGTCAGATCGCTGAGCCGCTCCACGCCGATCACGAGGACGTACTCCGCGGAGCCCTCGACGATCATGCCCTTGGCGAGGGTGAGGCCGTAACCGAAGCCCGCGCAGCCGGCCGAGATGTCGAAGGCGGCGGGCTTGCCCGCGCCGATCTTGTGGGCGATCTCGGTGGCGACCGCAGGGGTCTGCTTGAAGTGCGAGACGGTCGAGACGACGACCGCGCCGATCTGCTCGGGATCGATGCCCGCGTCGGCGATGGCCTTGCCGGACGCCTCGATCGACATCGCGGCCACGGTCTCCTCGTCGGAGGCCCAGTGGCGGGTGACGATGCCGGAGCGGGAGCGGATCCACTCGTCGGACGAGTCGATCGTCTCGAGGATCACCTCGTTCGGCACGACCCTGGTCGGACGGTAGCCGCCGACCCCGAGGATCCGTGCGTACGGGGCGCCCTTGCTGGGCTTGATCTTCGACATGCTCGCTCCTTAGGCGCCTGCGTGCTCGGAAATGAGCGCGCGGGCCGTGTCGAGGTCGTCGGGGGTCTTGAGCGCGAGCGTCTTCACACCGGGCAGCGCGCGCTTGGCGAGCCCGGTCAGCGTGCCGCCGGGGCACAGCTCGACGAGTGCGGTGACGCCCAGCGACTGGAAGGTCTCCATGCACCGGTCCCAGCGGACCGGGTTGGCGACCTGCCCGACCAGCCGGGCGATGACCTCGGTGCCGGTGGCCACGGTGTGGCCGTCGGCGTTGGAAACGTAGCGCACGGCCGGGTCGGAGACCGTGAGGTCGCCGACCGCCGCGCGCAGCTTCTCCACGGCCGGGGCCATGTGGTGCGTGTGGAACGCGCCGGCCACCTTCAGCGCGACGACCCGGCGCACGCCCTCGGGCTTGTCGGCCTCCAGGGCCGCGATCTGGGCGGCGGTGCCCGCGGCGACGATCTGGCCGCCGCCGTTGACGTTGGCCGCGGTCAGGCCGAGCTTCTCCAGGTGCGGGACCGTCACGTCGGGGTCGCCGCCGAGGAGGGCCGCCATGCCGGTCTCGGTGGCCGCGGCGGCCTCGGCCATGCCGAGCCCCCGGGTGCGGACGAAGCGCAGCGCGGCCTCGTCGTCGATGACGCCCGCGAGCGCGGCGGCGGTGATCTCACCGACGCTGTGGCCCGCGACGACGGACGGCGAGGCGTCCAGGGCGGCTGCCGAGAGCAGTCCGGCGGCGACCAGGAGCGGCTGGGCCACGGCGGTGTCGCGGATCTCGTCCGCGTCGGCGCGCGTGCCGTAGTGGGCAAGGTCGAGCCCGATGGCGTCGGACCAGGCAGCGATGCGGTCGGCGGCACCGGGGAGGTCGAGCCAGGGGGTCAGGAAGCCGGGCGTCTGAGCGCCTTGGCCGGGAGCGACGAGTACGAGCACCCTCACACTCTCTCTTGTGAACGGCCCCGCACGCCCGTGGGGACAGGGACGAAGAACCGTCGGGGGAATTGTTGAAGTCCGACAAAAGTCTAGGACTGAGGATCCGCTGCGGCCAAGCGTCCCAGGATCAGGGCGATCCTCAGCGTGAACGCGGAGCGCACATCGGAAGGGGACCATCCGGTGACGTCGGTCACACGTCGCAGCCGGTAGCGCACGGTGTTGGGGTGCACGAAAAGCATCCGGGCGGCGCCTTCGAGACTGCTCGCCTGTTCCAGATAGACGCTCAGCGTTTCCAGCAGCGCCGAACCGGCCTCTTCCAGCGGTCTGTAGATCTCCTCCACCAACTGGTCCCGCGCGGCCGGGTCTCCGGCCATCGCCCGCTCCGGGAGGAGATCGTCCGCCAGGACCGGCCGGGGTGCGTCCTGCCACGCCAGGCAGGCCTTCAGCCCGGCCGCCGCTGCCTGCGCGGACCGGGTCGCCGCCAGCAGGTCCGGCACCACAGGACCCGCGACGACCGGCCCGGCGGCGTACGGGCCGATCAGGCCCTTCGCGACCTGGAGCGGGTTGTCGCTGCCGCCGGCGATGACGACGAGACGGTTGCCCAGGACGCCGGTGAGGACCTGGAGCTTGGCGTGCCGGGCGGCGCGCCGGATCGCCTCCACGGTCAGCTCGCTGTCCCCGTCGGGCGCGGTGCCGAGGATCACGCACACGTGCTCGGGCGAGTTCCAGCCGAGCGCGGCGGCCCGGGAGACGGCCCCCTCGTCGGCCTCGCCGGAGAGCACCGCGTTCACCACGAGGGATTCCAGCCGGGCGTCCCAGGCGCCCCGGGCCTCGGCGGCCTGGGCGTAGACCTGGGCGGTGGCGAAGGCGATCTCGCGCGCGTAGACGAGGAGCGCCTCCCGCAGCAGCGACTCGTCGCCCGGGGCGGCCACCTCCTCGATCGCGGTCTCCATGACCTCGATCGTGGTGCGCACCATCTCCACGGTCTGCCGCAGGGTGATGGCCCGGGTCAGTTCGCGCGGCGCGGTGCCGAACACATCGGTCGAGATGGCCTGCGGGGTCTCGGGATGCCGGAACCACTCGGTGAACGCGGCGATGCCGGCCTGGGCGACCAGACCGATCCAGGACCGGTTCTCCGGAGGCATCGCCCGGTACCACGGCAGCGATTCGTCCATGCGGGCAATCGCGTTCGCGGCCAGCCGGCCGGAGGACTGCTCCAGCCGTTTCAGGGTCGCGGCGTGCAGGTGGGCGTCGTGGGCGGGGGGCAGCTCAGGATCGGGTCGGGGCACGAGGACAAGACTGCCTTATCGGGCCGGAGGATCGGTGGGCCGGGGCGACGGTGCCCCGTACCGGCGGGTAGACGAACACCTGACGCAACCATTCCGCTCCGGCGGTCCTGCGGCGGCCCTGTGGCGGGCGCGACCGGGCTACCGTGGCCGGGTGATTTCCGTGCACCGGTCCGATGACCGCTACCGGGGCGGGGACGAGGCCGCCGGGATCGTCACCCGGCACGCCCTCTCCTTCGGTCCCCACTACGACCCCGACAACCTCCGCTTCGGCCCGATCCTGGCCTGCAACGAGGAGCACCTCGCCCCGGGCGCGGGCTTCGAGGAGCACCCGCACAGCCATACGGAGATCGTCACCTGGGTCGTCGAGGGCGAGCTGACCCACCGAGACTCGGCCGGCCACTCCACCGTCGTCCGCGCCGGGGACGTGGCCCACCTGAGCGCCGCCTCCGGGGTCCGCCACGTCGAACGCAACGACGGCACCGACCCGTTGACCTTCCTCCAGATGTGGCTGGCCCCCCTGGAGCCGGGCGGCGAGCCCTCGTACACGGTCGTCCCCGGCATCGCCGACTCCACCCCGTACGCCCTGCCCGGCGCGGGCGCGATGCTCCACACCCGCCGCCTGGCCTTGGGTGAGCGCGTGGCGGTCCCCGACGCGGTGCGCGCCTACGTCCACATGGTGCGCGGGCGGGTCGCCTTGGGCGACGAGGAGCTGGGCCCCGGCGACGCCGCCCGGATCACCGGCGCGGAGGGCCTGGAGGCGGTCGCGGTGGCGGGGGCGGAGCTGC from Streptomyces sp. CA-278952 carries:
- a CDS encoding EI24 domain-containing protein, with the protein product MSDLGAGFGYLMKGQRWVAQHGRWFGFGLLPGLVTLVIYAGALIGLGYGADDLVGWATPFADDWSSPWQGLLRTGLTAFVFVFGLFLAVITFTAVTLLVGQPFYESLSEEVDRSEGGDVPESGLPLWRELWISARDSVRVLLRVALYGIALFACGFIPVIGQTVVPAIGFCVSGYFLAEELTAVALQRRGMVLKDRLVLLRGRRMLVLGFGVPLTLAFLVPVVAVFLMPGAVAGATLLARDLVDPEAASDPGPGPGTAGSGDAPAPRAWSA
- a CDS encoding LysE family translocator — protein: MTELLAVAAITVLAVISPGADFAMVVRNSYLYGRTTGVLAATGVAAGVLVHVTYTMLGVGLLIASSTVLFTAVKLAGAAYLIYIGVRTFLARADLDVDLTDRPGLSPFGALRSGFLTNALNPKTTLFVVATFTQVVGPDTALWQQAGYGLFMSAAHLGWFALVALFFSHSRLRGAMLRRQKALNRSIGSVLVGLGVTLGLAR
- a CDS encoding aldose epimerase family protein; amino-acid sequence: MTTSTGTETYTEDFGALADGSPVRRWTLERDGVRVRVLTYGAIVQSVRAPGRDGSRAPVALGLPDVAGYEEFPAPYFGAVVGRYANRIGGASFVLDGRTHRLTPNEGGTHLHGGARGFDKRVWDAVAVPDGVRLSLVSADGDEGYPGRLDFSVTYTLGPGGALRLAYRAVTDAPTVLNPTSHLYWNLAGAGSGSALGQQLRIAAEHVTRVDAASVPTGELLPVAGTRFDFRGMRAVGAGYDQNFVLEELKEEAEAEDRVAAELYDAVSGRVLTVRTTEPGLQLYTADHFDGRPFGPCAGIALETQHFPDSPNRPEFPSTVLRPGEEFVSRTEYAFSVR
- a CDS encoding SGNH/GDSL hydrolase family protein translates to MRTTAAALTALSCVGVAALAGCSSDGAGGGVSRNAPAATRGASPSPSPTPDWNPRPGSVAAVGDSITRGFDACSVLADCPEVSWATGSDDAVRSLAVRLLGPSGAADRSWNHAVSGSRMVQLPEQMALAAKERPELVTVMTGANDACRDSVRLMTPVADFRASFEASMRQLRAGAPKAQVYVSSVPDLKRLWSTGRVNELGKKIWQLGICQSMLADADDLGPAAVARRDAVRERVVAYNGVLRDVCAKDRYCRYDGGAVFDFRFTGTQLSKWDWFHPSRDGQARLAEIAYRNITAPEPPA
- a CDS encoding DUF3145 domain-containing protein, coding for MTTRGVLYVHSAPRALCPHVEWAVAGVLGVRVQLDWIRQPASPGTWRSEFSWKGRAGTASQLASALRGWDLLRFEVTAEPCPTAEGERYSSTPGLGIFHAVTGMHGDILIPEDRLRAALARSVRGESDLETEIAALLGKPWDDELESFRHAGEGAPVRWLHQVV
- the fabF gene encoding beta-ketoacyl-ACP synthase II codes for the protein MNSTNRTVVVTGIGATTPLGGDSASTWEGLMAGRSGVKPLEGERFAELPVRIAALAAVDPADVLPRPLARKLDRSAQFALIAAREAWADAGFTAKAGEDESIAPERLGSVIASGIGGVTTLLDQYDVLKEKGVRRVSPHTVPMLMPNGPAANVGLEVNAQAGVHTPVSACASGAEAIGYAVEMIRTGRADVVVAGGTEAAIHPLPIAAFANMMAMSKNNDEPETASRPYDTGRDGFVLGEGAGVVVLESAEHAAERGARVYCEVLGQGLSADAHHIAQPEPTGRGIAAAMQNLLDSSDLKPSEVVHLNAHATSTPQGDLAEIKALRKVLGDDLDHVAISATKSMTGHLLGGAGGIETVATVLALHHRIAPPTINIDELDEAIDADIVRGEPRVLPEGPIAAINNSFGFGGHNVVLAFRSV
- a CDS encoding acyl carrier protein; this encodes MAATQEEIVKGLAEIVNEIAGIPVEDVQLDKSFTDDLDVDSLSMVEVVVAAEERFDVKIPDEDVKDLKTVGDAAGYILKHQG
- a CDS encoding ketoacyl-ACP synthase III, whose translation is MSKIKPSKGAPYARILGVGGYRPTRVVPNEVILETIDSSDEWIRSRSGIVTRHWASDEETVAAMSIEASGKAIADAGIDPEQIGAVVVSTVSHFKQTPAVATEIAHKIGAGKPAAFDISAGCAGFGYGLTLAKGMIVEGSAEYVLVIGVERLSDLTDLEDRATAFLFGDGAGAVVVGPSQEPAIGPTVWGSEGDKSETIKQTVAWNDLHIGDVSKLPLDSKGEIKFPAITQEGQAVFRWAVFEMAKVAQQALDAAGIAPEDLDVFIPHQANMRIIDSMVKTLKLPEHVTVARDIESTGNTSAASIPLAMERLLATGQAKSGDTALVIGFGAGLVYAATVVTLP
- a CDS encoding ACP S-malonyltransferase; protein product: MLVLVAPGQGAQTPGFLTPWLDLPGAADRIAAWSDAIGLDLAHYGTRADADEIRDTAVAQPLLVAAGLLSAAALDASPSVVAGHSVGEITAAALAGVIDDEAALRFVRTRGLGMAEAAAATETGMAALLGGDPDVTVPHLEKLGLTAANVNGGGQIVAAGTAAQIAALEADKPEGVRRVVALKVAGAFHTHHMAPAVEKLRAAVGDLTVSDPAVRYVSNADGHTVATGTEVIARLVGQVANPVRWDRCMETFQSLGVTALVELCPGGTLTGLAKRALPGVKTLALKTPDDLDTARALISEHAGA
- a CDS encoding PucR family transcriptional regulator codes for the protein MPRPDPELPPAHDAHLHAATLKRLEQSSGRLAANAIARMDESLPWYRAMPPENRSWIGLVAQAGIAAFTEWFRHPETPQAISTDVFGTAPRELTRAITLRQTVEMVRTTIEVMETAIEEVAAPGDESLLREALLVYAREIAFATAQVYAQAAEARGAWDARLESLVVNAVLSGEADEGAVSRAAALGWNSPEHVCVILGTAPDGDSELTVEAIRRAARHAKLQVLTGVLGNRLVVIAGGSDNPLQVAKGLIGPYAAGPVVAGPVVPDLLAATRSAQAAAAGLKACLAWQDAPRPVLADDLLPERAMAGDPAARDQLVEEIYRPLEEAGSALLETLSVYLEQASSLEGAARMLFVHPNTVRYRLRRVTDVTGWSPSDVRSAFTLRIALILGRLAAADPQS
- a CDS encoding pirin family protein; translated protein: MISVHRSDDRYRGGDEAAGIVTRHALSFGPHYDPDNLRFGPILACNEEHLAPGAGFEEHPHSHTEIVTWVVEGELTHRDSAGHSTVVRAGDVAHLSAASGVRHVERNDGTDPLTFLQMWLAPLEPGGEPSYTVVPGIADSTPYALPGAGAMLHTRRLALGERVAVPDAVRAYVHMVRGRVALGDEELGPGDAARITGAEGLEAVAVAGAELLVWELAG